A genomic stretch from Bordetella sp. N includes:
- a CDS encoding DUF4148 domain-containing protein, whose translation MKILASAVVVSLAMIAGAAQAATPLGDPDNAPFQGTYGQADEGVSRAQVQAELEQAKAAGIGMIGDVDNATFQDLVKVSEGDDSGRTEFA comes from the coding sequence ATGAAAATCCTAGCTAGCGCAGTTGTAGTTTCCCTGGCCATGATCGCCGGCGCCGCTCAAGCGGCCACGCCTTTGGGCGATCCTGACAACGCGCCTTTCCAAGGCACCTACGGTCAGGCCGACGAAGGTGTCAGCCGTGCACAAGTGCAAGCTGAACTGGAACAAGCCAAGGCTGCCGGCATCGGCATGATCGGCGATGTGGACAACGCCACGTTCCAGGACCTGGTCAAGGTCAGCGAAGGCGACGACAGCGGCCGCACCGAATTCGCCTGA
- a CDS encoding cold shock domain-containing protein, which yields MKGKVKWFNADKGYGFITPEEGGTDVFAHFSAIQGRGYRSLNEGQDVEYDVKEGPKGPQAAEIRPL from the coding sequence ATGAAGGGCAAAGTGAAGTGGTTCAACGCCGACAAGGGCTATGGTTTCATTACCCCGGAAGAGGGTGGTACTGACGTGTTCGCCCACTTCTCGGCGATCCAGGGCCGCGGGTACCGCAGCCTGAACGAAGGCCAGGATGTGGAATACGATGTGAAGGAAGGCCCGAAGGGGCCCCAAGCGGCGGAGATCCGACCGCTCTAA
- a CDS encoding pyridoxal phosphate-dependent aminotransferase, translated as MIRSKLPDVGTTIFTVMSRLAIEHKAVNLGQGFPDFNPDPRLLKLVDKAMADGHNQYPYMTGVAPLREAIARKTKDLYGHAYDPETEITVTSGATEALMATVLAAVGPGDEVIVIEPCYDSYLPSIRLAGATAVPVPLRAPTEADPYYRIDWQRVRDAITPKSRLLMLNFPHNPTGAVLDDSDLDALEQIVRDTGILLVSDEVYEHIVFDGKPHASLARRPLLAEHAFIISSFGKTYHTTGWKIGYCCAPRQLSLELRKVHQFMVFTVSSPMQFALAEFMNDPKPYLDLPAFYQAKRDRLSQGLAKTRFKPLPSPGTFFLMADYSAMSDLPEADFARWLTVDHGVTVIPISAFYQRPDAPESNHKLVRFCFAKKDDTLDAALEKLQRV; from the coding sequence ATGATCCGATCCAAGTTGCCCGACGTGGGCACCACTATCTTTACTGTCATGAGCCGCCTGGCCATCGAGCACAAAGCAGTCAATCTGGGACAAGGCTTTCCGGATTTCAATCCGGATCCGCGGCTGCTGAAGCTGGTCGACAAGGCCATGGCCGACGGCCATAACCAGTATCCCTACATGACCGGCGTCGCTCCCCTGCGCGAAGCCATCGCCCGCAAGACCAAGGACCTGTACGGCCATGCCTACGATCCGGAGACGGAAATCACCGTCACCAGCGGCGCGACCGAAGCCTTGATGGCCACCGTACTGGCCGCCGTGGGCCCCGGTGACGAAGTCATCGTCATCGAGCCCTGCTATGACTCCTACCTGCCCTCCATCCGCCTGGCCGGCGCCACGGCCGTCCCGGTGCCGCTGCGGGCGCCCACTGAGGCCGATCCCTACTACCGCATCGATTGGCAGCGGGTGCGGGACGCCATCACGCCGAAGAGCCGGCTGCTGATGCTGAACTTCCCGCACAACCCGACCGGCGCGGTACTGGACGACAGCGATCTGGACGCCCTCGAGCAGATCGTGCGCGACACCGGCATCCTGCTGGTATCGGACGAAGTCTATGAGCACATCGTGTTCGACGGGAAACCGCATGCCAGCCTGGCCCGGCGCCCCCTGCTGGCTGAACATGCCTTCATCATTTCGTCCTTCGGCAAGACGTATCACACCACCGGCTGGAAGATCGGCTATTGCTGCGCGCCGCGCCAGCTGAGCCTGGAGCTGCGCAAGGTTCACCAGTTCATGGTGTTCACCGTGTCCTCGCCGATGCAATTCGCCTTGGCTGAGTTCATGAACGACCCGAAGCCCTACCTGGACCTGCCGGCGTTCTACCAGGCCAAGCGGGATCGCCTTAGCCAGGGTCTGGCCAAGACGCGCTTCAAACCCCTACCCAGTCCCGGCACCTTCTTCCTGATGGCCGACTACTCGGCGATGTCCGATCTGCCCGAAGCGGATTTCGCCCGCTGGCTGACGGTGGACCATGGCGTCACGGTTATCCCCATCTCCGCCTTCTATCAGCGCCCGGATGCGCCGGAGTCGAACCACAAGCTGGTCCGTTTCTGCTTCGCCAAGAAAGATGACACGCTGGATGCCGCCCTGGAGAAATTGCAGCGCGTCTAA